Proteins encoded together in one Anoxybacillus flavithermus window:
- a CDS encoding H-type small acid-soluble spore protein, which translates to MDINRIKQIVSSPDDIRVCYHGQSVWIDGYDEANRTATVHMRGREHERHTVPVEELTEE; encoded by the coding sequence TGGATATAAATCGCATCAAGCAAATCGTTTCTTCCCCAGATGATATTCGTGTATGTTATCACGGTCAGTCTGTTTGGATTGATGGGTACGATGAAGCAAACCGAACAGCCACCGTACATATGCGTGGGAGGGAACATGAACGCCATACCGTTCCAGTGGAAGAATTGACGGAAGAGTAA